In Methylobacterium aquaticum, the following are encoded in one genomic region:
- a CDS encoding glutathione S-transferase → MTRTDPTPLRIEDAVNELCPWSGKPIAADSLALYNGAVVGFCNPGCRDKFERALNHFEGALQVRRAASAGVDE, encoded by the coding sequence ATGACCAGGACCGACCCCACGCCGTTGCGCATCGAGGACGCGGTGAACGAGCTCTGCCCCTGGTCGGGCAAGCCGATCGCGGCCGACTCGCTGGCGCTCTACAACGGCGCGGTCGTCGGTTTCTGCAATCCCGGTTGCCGCGACAAGTTCGAGCGGGCGCTGAACCACTTCGAGGGCGCCCTCCAGGTCCGGCGCGCCGCCTCCGCGGGCGTAGACGAGTGA
- a CDS encoding peptidoglycan-binding protein translates to MPRPVRLIAAGLLPFLAWGLAPALAQQGPGSAAPAAKVPAPRPTSPATPDPVFEAARSAFEARPEAERRAVQDALVWAGSYNSVVTGAFGRRTYEAIGAWQTRSGATSTGILDEPARAALLAAGEAARRAARFTVAADPATGLVIGVPERLLPKRSRLAGGTSPGGTRWQSPDGRITLDTRAAAPGEADLDALFAQSALVTPERKVTYSLKRPDFTVVTGETPAGKFYIRHAAGPAGIRGFTLAYDKASAREMDRMVIAIANSFVPFPDETPPVPTRPAATVSGPAAPVSPGAGPGAATGLVVGPRRVVAVLPGACSSPRIAGEPARLVRRDEASGLALLDGATPPGSPPALASAPAAPGEAAIVLAAGAEGATVTTGDIAASGLLAPLQPGAAGAPVLNRSGRLLSLVARLPAQPRLVAGVLPPLTHPLVGLAALKAFLGPDTPKAAGPDTPPLTAGAIAGRFAGAVVGVRCGG, encoded by the coding sequence ATGCCGCGACCCGTCCGCCTGATCGCCGCCGGCCTGCTGCCGTTCCTCGCCTGGGGTCTCGCTCCGGCACTCGCGCAGCAGGGTCCCGGTTCCGCCGCGCCCGCCGCGAAGGTTCCCGCACCCCGCCCCACGAGCCCGGCCACGCCCGACCCCGTCTTCGAGGCCGCCCGCTCCGCCTTCGAGGCCCGGCCCGAGGCGGAGCGCCGGGCGGTGCAGGACGCCCTGGTCTGGGCCGGCAGCTACAACAGCGTCGTCACCGGCGCCTTCGGCCGGCGGACCTACGAGGCGATCGGCGCCTGGCAGACCAGATCCGGCGCCACCTCGACCGGGATCCTGGACGAACCCGCCCGCGCCGCATTGCTTGCCGCCGGCGAGGCGGCGCGCCGGGCGGCCCGGTTCACCGTGGCGGCGGATCCCGCCACCGGCCTCGTCATCGGGGTGCCGGAGCGGCTGCTCCCGAAGCGCAGCCGACTGGCCGGAGGGACTTCGCCCGGCGGCACCCGCTGGCAGAGCCCGGACGGGCGCATCACCCTCGACACCAGGGCCGCCGCCCCCGGCGAGGCCGACCTCGACGCCCTGTTCGCGCAGAGCGCCCTGGTCACGCCCGAGCGCAAGGTGACCTATTCCCTCAAGCGGCCGGACTTCACGGTCGTCACCGGCGAGACGCCGGCCGGCAAGTTCTACATCCGCCACGCCGCCGGCCCCGCGGGCATCCGAGGCTTCACCCTGGCCTACGACAAGGCCTCGGCCCGGGAGATGGACCGGATGGTCATCGCCATCGCCAACAGCTTCGTGCCGTTCCCGGACGAGACCCCGCCGGTGCCGACGCGGCCGGCCGCGACGGTGTCAGGGCCGGCCGCGCCGGTATCGCCTGGCGCCGGGCCGGGGGCTGCCACCGGCCTCGTCGTCGGCCCCCGCCGGGTCGTCGCGGTACTGCCCGGCGCGTGTTCGAGCCCCCGGATCGCCGGAGAACCGGCTCGCCTCGTGCGGCGCGACGAGGCGAGCGGCCTCGCCCTCCTCGATGGCGCGACCCCGCCCGGATCGCCGCCCGCCCTCGCTTCCGCGCCGGCCGCCCCGGGCGAGGCCGCGATCGTGCTCGCGGCGGGCGCCGAGGGCGCGACCGTGACCACCGGCGACATCGCGGCGTCCGGCCTCCTCGCCCCGCTCCAGCCCGGCGCCGCCGGTGCCCCGGTCCTCAACCGCTCCGGCCGGCTGCTGAGCCTCGTCGCCCGCCTGCCGGCGCAACCCCGCCTCGTCGCCGGGGTTCTGCCCCCGCTCACCCACCCGCTCGTGGGCCTCGCCGCGCTGAAGGCCTTCCTCGGCCCGGACACCCCGAAGGCCGCCGGGCCCGACACCCCGCCGCTCACCGCCGGGGCGATCGCCGGGCGCTTCGCCGGGGCGGTGGTGGGGGTGCGGTGCGGAGGGTGA
- a CDS encoding alpha-2-macroglobulin family protein, with protein sequence MSLISTVGRIAIGLTGLLAGLPGAVAQQPASPAPRRAALVQPAPRPKSFVRPALASEAVRLEARVKEEGGASGKSALQWRREADALKAKDETDGALTAYRRAAIAEPADWRNWYALAETAGEAENDDYDTNQKLKAEARAGAYLAYQRAAAPTDEARALSLLGAVLAKQESWRPALEAYAASLALAGDPDTAKTYEALRDAHGFRVLDYKVDSDAAAPRACFTLSEGIDPKADVAPFVAVSGAADTAVTAQGQQVCVDGLRHGERYGVVLRQGLPSTVGESLRKAADYEIYVRDRSPQVRFTGRNYVLPRTGQAGVPLVSVNAPRADVEVVRIGDRGLLPALRSDEFLSQLSGSGLRTIARERGVQVWKGTLDTTPAETNREAVTAFPVLQAVGKVEPGLYVMTARPSGTASIADEEGGYESEATQWFVVSDLGLTAFKGRDGIHVLARSLASAAVLKGAEIRLVARNNEVLATRSTDGQGHAAFDPGLARGEGGAAPSLVVARLGDDYGFLDLSLSAFDLADRGVKGRPAPGAAEAYLFPERGVYRSGETVQLTALLRDARGAAIPTLPLTLVAKRPDGVEYRRAQVADAGLGGRAFSLPLLPGAQGGTWRVAAYTDPKAPPVGEATFLVEDYVPERIELTLTPAEAALRPSDPATVGIAARYLYGAPGAGLSVGGSVTVQPAARSGIKGFEEFSTGLDDERVEPVTAELDAPVTTDAQGRATVRAPVPASSGPRPFEARVSLQVGEPGGRAVQRSLTLPILPAGPVIGIRKTFGELREGATATFEVAAARPDGTRLPGEATWTLLRVDRRYQWYRADGRWSYEPVKTTAKVANGRVTLEPGAPAKVAMPVDLGQYRLEVRSPGVEAASLSFSVGWSGSETADAPDLLDLTLDREAYASGTTLKAQLRPRFAGTATIAVVSDKVHEIRILDLPASGTTVEIPVKPDWGAGAYLVATAYRPLDQAAKRLPGRAMGLAWFGIDRDARTLGVTVEAPAKVRPRGELRLPIRLAGLRPGEEARVTVAAVDVGILTLTRYANPDPFGFFFGQKALSTEIRDLYGYLIDGMQGTLGAIRSGGDAGGAELEGAPPAQEPLARYSGVVTVGPDGRAVVAFPIPAFNGTARVMVTAWSAARVGAASAEVVIRDPVVASGTLPRFLDIGDRSRLHVALDNVEGQAGDYAVDVDLAGPVVVPAGALSRSLRLEPGGRGAVEIPLTAAGPGLARIDLRLTGPGLAEPAGQSFALGIQPGTGALLRREVRKVEPGASLTLSGDLLAEVIPGTGSVTLAASPLSGIDVPALLQALDRYPYGCTEQVVSRALPLLSVNRLASLAQLGLDGTADERVKAAIERVLSRQDSSGAFGLWSAGQAEDLWLTAYATDFLTRSKERGFAVPPGALSLALDRLRNSVANANEVTDGGLDLAYAAYVLARNGRPVMGDLRYLADTKLASFATPLARGQIAAALALLGDRTRARTAFEAAVAAIRAERDGGAYRADYGSRLRDGAGLIALAAETGVARDAIGALGTVVGEERESGRPTSTQEQAWMVLAAAELAKDAAKDAAKDAPSLAVDGTPVPGALYRTFSGAALEAKPVTVTNRGTAPVQLALGIAGNPAVPEPAAAKGYAIERSFHRLDGSPADLASLRQNDRLVVVLKVTEAKASAGRLLLVDRLPAGLEIDNPKLLDTDAAAGLAWAKSDVKPTHTEFRDDRFVAAYDRDPSQSAFFSVAYTVRAVTPGRYVHPAATIEDMYRPERYGRTAFGTLEVGAAR encoded by the coding sequence ATGTCGCTCATCTCAACGGTCGGTCGCATCGCCATCGGCCTGACCGGCCTGCTGGCAGGGCTTCCCGGCGCGGTGGCCCAGCAACCCGCGAGCCCGGCGCCCCGCCGCGCCGCCCTGGTGCAACCGGCGCCCAGGCCGAAGAGCTTCGTCCGCCCGGCATTGGCCAGCGAGGCGGTGCGGCTCGAGGCGCGGGTGAAGGAGGAAGGCGGCGCGAGCGGAAAATCCGCCCTGCAGTGGCGCCGCGAGGCCGACGCCCTCAAGGCGAAGGACGAGACCGACGGGGCGCTCACCGCCTATCGCCGGGCGGCAATCGCGGAGCCGGCGGATTGGCGCAACTGGTACGCCCTGGCGGAGACCGCGGGCGAGGCCGAGAACGACGATTACGACACCAACCAGAAGCTGAAGGCGGAGGCCCGGGCCGGCGCCTACCTGGCCTATCAGCGAGCGGCCGCCCCGACGGATGAGGCCCGCGCGCTCTCGCTCCTCGGCGCGGTCCTGGCCAAGCAGGAGAGCTGGCGCCCGGCCCTGGAGGCCTACGCGGCGAGCCTGGCGCTGGCGGGCGATCCGGACACGGCCAAGACCTACGAGGCCTTGCGCGACGCGCACGGTTTCCGGGTGCTCGACTACAAGGTCGATTCCGACGCCGCCGCCCCGCGGGCCTGCTTCACCCTCTCGGAAGGCATCGACCCCAAGGCGGATGTCGCGCCCTTCGTCGCCGTCTCGGGCGCCGCCGACACCGCCGTGACGGCGCAGGGGCAGCAGGTCTGCGTCGACGGCCTGCGCCACGGCGAGCGCTACGGCGTCGTGCTGCGCCAGGGCCTGCCCTCGACCGTCGGCGAGAGCTTACGCAAGGCCGCCGATTACGAGATCTACGTCCGCGACCGCAGCCCGCAGGTGCGCTTCACCGGGCGCAACTACGTCCTGCCCCGCACCGGGCAGGCCGGCGTGCCGCTGGTCTCGGTCAACGCGCCGAGGGCCGACGTCGAGGTGGTGCGCATCGGCGATCGCGGGCTGCTGCCGGCCCTGCGCTCGGACGAGTTCCTGTCGCAGCTCTCGGGCAGCGGCCTGCGCACCATCGCCCGCGAGCGCGGCGTCCAGGTCTGGAAGGGCACCCTCGACACGACTCCGGCCGAGACCAACCGCGAGGCGGTGACGGCCTTCCCGGTGCTCCAGGCGGTCGGGAAGGTCGAGCCCGGGCTCTACGTCATGACGGCGCGGCCGAGCGGCACCGCCTCCATCGCCGACGAGGAGGGCGGCTACGAGAGCGAGGCGACGCAGTGGTTCGTGGTCTCGGATCTCGGGCTCACCGCCTTCAAGGGCCGGGACGGGATCCACGTGCTCGCCCGCTCCCTCGCCTCCGCCGCCGTGCTGAAGGGGGCGGAGATCCGCCTCGTCGCCCGCAACAACGAGGTGCTGGCGACCAGGAGCACCGACGGCCAGGGCCACGCCGCCTTCGATCCGGGGCTCGCCCGCGGCGAGGGCGGGGCGGCTCCGAGCCTCGTCGTGGCCCGCCTCGGCGACGATTACGGCTTCCTCGACCTCTCCTTGAGCGCCTTCGACCTCGCCGATCGCGGCGTGAAGGGCAGACCCGCCCCGGGCGCGGCGGAGGCCTACCTGTTTCCCGAGCGCGGGGTCTATCGCTCGGGCGAGACGGTGCAGCTGACCGCGCTCCTGCGCGACGCCAGGGGCGCGGCGATCCCGACCCTGCCCCTCACCCTGGTGGCCAAGCGCCCGGACGGGGTCGAGTACCGCCGGGCGCAGGTGGCGGATGCGGGGTTGGGGGGCCGCGCCTTCTCCCTGCCGCTGCTGCCGGGGGCGCAAGGAGGCACTTGGCGGGTCGCCGCCTATACCGACCCCAAGGCGCCGCCGGTCGGCGAGGCGACGTTCCTCGTCGAGGATTACGTGCCGGAGCGGATCGAGTTGACGCTGACGCCGGCCGAGGCTGCCTTACGCCCAAGCGATCCGGCGACGGTCGGGATAGCGGCGCGCTACCTCTACGGCGCGCCGGGGGCGGGCTTGAGCGTCGGCGGCTCGGTCACGGTGCAGCCGGCCGCCCGCAGCGGCATCAAGGGGTTCGAGGAATTCTCGACCGGCCTCGACGACGAGCGCGTCGAGCCGGTGACGGCGGAACTGGACGCGCCCGTCACCACCGACGCGCAGGGCCGCGCCACGGTACGGGCGCCGGTGCCGGCCTCGAGCGGGCCGCGGCCCTTCGAGGCCCGGGTCTCGCTCCAGGTCGGCGAGCCCGGCGGCCGGGCCGTGCAGCGCAGCCTGACCCTGCCGATCCTGCCCGCCGGCCCGGTCATCGGCATCCGGAAGACCTTCGGCGAGCTGCGCGAGGGCGCGACCGCGACGTTCGAGGTCGCCGCCGCCCGGCCCGACGGCACGCGGCTCCCGGGCGAGGCGACCTGGACCCTGCTGCGGGTCGACCGGCGCTATCAATGGTACCGGGCCGACGGGCGCTGGTCCTACGAGCCGGTCAAGACCACCGCCAAGGTCGCCAACGGCCGCGTGACCCTCGAGCCCGGCGCGCCGGCGAAGGTGGCGATGCCGGTCGATCTCGGCCAGTACCGGCTCGAGGTGCGCAGCCCCGGTGTCGAGGCGGCGAGCCTGTCGTTCAGCGTCGGCTGGAGCGGGTCCGAGACCGCCGATGCGCCCGATCTCCTCGACCTCACCCTCGACCGCGAGGCCTATGCCTCCGGCACCACGCTCAAGGCGCAACTGCGTCCGCGATTCGCCGGCACCGCGACGATCGCAGTGGTGAGCGACAAGGTCCACGAGATCCGCATTCTCGACCTGCCGGCCTCCGGCACCACCGTCGAGATCCCGGTCAAGCCCGATTGGGGCGCGGGCGCCTACCTCGTCGCCACCGCCTACCGGCCCCTCGACCAGGCGGCCAAGCGCCTGCCCGGCCGGGCGATGGGACTGGCCTGGTTCGGGATCGACCGCGACGCCCGCACCCTCGGCGTCACCGTGGAAGCCCCCGCCAAGGTCCGGCCCCGGGGCGAGTTGCGCCTGCCGATCCGGCTGGCGGGGCTCAGACCCGGCGAGGAGGCGCGGGTGACCGTGGCGGCGGTCGATGTCGGCATCCTCACCCTCACCCGCTACGCCAACCCGGACCCGTTCGGGTTCTTCTTCGGCCAGAAGGCGCTCTCGACCGAGATCCGCGACCTCTACGGCTACCTGATCGACGGCATGCAGGGCACGCTCGGCGCGATCCGCTCGGGCGGCGATGCCGGCGGGGCGGAGCTGGAGGGCGCACCGCCCGCCCAGGAGCCGCTCGCGCGCTATTCGGGCGTCGTCACGGTCGGGCCGGACGGCCGGGCCGTGGTGGCGTTTCCGATTCCCGCCTTCAACGGCACCGCCCGGGTGATGGTGACGGCCTGGAGCGCGGCACGGGTCGGGGCGGCGTCGGCCGAGGTGGTGATCCGTGACCCGGTGGTGGCGAGCGGCACCCTGCCGCGCTTCCTCGACATCGGCGACCGCTCGCGCCTGCACGTCGCCCTCGACAACGTCGAGGGGCAGGCCGGCGACTACGCGGTCGATGTCGACCTCGCCGGGCCGGTGGTGGTGCCGGCCGGGGCGCTGAGCCGCTCGCTCCGCCTGGAGCCGGGTGGGCGCGGCGCGGTCGAGATCCCGCTCACCGCCGCCGGTCCGGGGCTCGCCCGCATCGACCTGCGGCTGACCGGCCCGGGGCTCGCCGAGCCGGCCGGCCAGAGCTTTGCCCTCGGCATCCAGCCCGGCACCGGGGCGCTCCTGCGCCGCGAGGTCCGGAAGGTCGAGCCCGGCGCGAGCCTGACCCTGTCGGGCGATCTCCTCGCCGAGGTGATCCCGGGCACCGGCTCGGTGACGCTCGCCGCCTCGCCGCTCAGTGGCATCGACGTGCCGGCCCTGCTCCAGGCCCTCGACCGCTACCCCTATGGCTGCACCGAGCAGGTGGTGAGCCGGGCCCTGCCGCTCCTCTCGGTCAACCGCCTGGCGTCGCTCGCGCAGCTCGGCCTCGACGGCACCGCCGACGAGCGGGTGAAGGCGGCGATCGAAAGGGTGCTGTCGCGCCAGGATTCGAGCGGCGCCTTCGGGCTGTGGTCGGCGGGCCAGGCCGAGGACTTGTGGCTCACGGCCTATGCCACCGACTTCCTGACCCGGTCGAAGGAGCGTGGATTCGCCGTGCCGCCGGGCGCGCTGTCGCTGGCCCTCGACCGGCTGCGCAACAGCGTGGCGAATGCCAACGAGGTCACCGATGGCGGCCTCGACCTCGCCTACGCGGCATACGTGCTCGCCCGCAACGGACGGCCGGTGATGGGCGACCTGCGCTACCTCGCCGACACCAAGCTCGCCTCCTTCGCCACCCCCCTCGCCCGCGGGCAGATCGCGGCGGCGCTCGCGCTGCTCGGCGACCGGACCCGGGCCCGCACCGCCTTCGAGGCCGCCGTGGCCGCAATCCGGGCCGAGCGCGACGGCGGCGCCTACCGGGCCGATTACGGCTCGCGCCTGCGCGACGGCGCCGGGCTGATCGCGCTCGCCGCCGAGACCGGGGTGGCGCGGGACGCCATCGGCGCGCTGGGCACCGTGGTGGGCGAGGAGCGGGAATCCGGCCGCCCGACCAGCACCCAGGAACAGGCCTGGATGGTGCTGGCGGCGGCCGAGCTCGCCAAGGATGCCGCCAAGGATGCGGCGAAGGATGCCCCGTCCCTCGCCGTCGACGGCACGCCGGTCCCGGGCGCCCTCTACCGCACGTTTTCGGGCGCCGCCCTGGAGGCGAAGCCGGTGACGGTGACCAATCGCGGCACCGCCCCGGTACAGCTCGCGCTGGGCATCGCCGGCAACCCGGCGGTGCCGGAGCCGGCCGCGGCGAAGGGCTATGCGATCGAGCGCAGCTTCCACCGCCTCGACGGCAGCCCGGCCGACCTCGCCTCTTTACGCCAGAACGACCGCTTGGTGGTGGTGCTGAAGGTGACCGAGGCCAAGGCCAGCGCCGGCCGCCTGCTCCTCGTCGACCGCCTCCCGGCGGGCCTCGAGATCGACAACCCGAAGCTTCTCGATACCGATGCGGCCGCCGGCCTCGCCTGGGCGAAGTCCGACGTGAAGCCCACCCATACCGAGTTCCGCGACGACCGCTTCGTGGCCGCCTACGACCGCGATCCGAGCCAGTCCGCCTTCTTCAGCGTCGCCTACACCGTGCGGGCGGTGACGCCGGGCCGCTACGTCCACCCGGCGGCGACGATCGAGGACATGTACCGGCCCGAGCGCTACGGGCGCACGGCGTTCGGGACGCTGGAGGTGGGGGCGGCGCGGTAG
- the rpsP gene encoding 30S ribosomal protein S16 — MSLKIRLTRGGAKKRPYYRIVVADARSPRDGRFIEKVGAYDPMKPKDDPARVILETEKVQAWLAKGAQPTDRVLRFLDAAGLAKRPTRNNPQKAEPGTKSKERAAARAEKAGAAAGSAE; from the coding sequence ATGTCCCTCAAGATCCGCCTCACCCGTGGCGGCGCCAAGAAGCGCCCGTACTACCGCATCGTCGTCGCCGACGCCCGCTCTCCCCGCGACGGCCGCTTCATCGAGAAGGTCGGCGCCTACGACCCGATGAAGCCGAAGGACGATCCGGCCCGCGTGATCCTCGAGACCGAGAAGGTCCAGGCCTGGCTCGCCAAGGGCGCCCAGCCGACCGACCGCGTCCTGCGCTTCCTCGACGCCGCCGGCCTCGCCAAGCGCCCGACCCGCAACAACCCACAGAAGGCCGAGCCGGGCACCAAGTCCAAGGAGCGCGCCGCCGCCCGCGCCGAGAAGGCCGGCGCCGCCGCCGGCTCGGCCGAGTAA
- the rimM gene encoding ribosome maturation factor RimM (Essential for efficient processing of 16S rRNA) produces MARRPDARPPRGKTPSGPAGGGSDPRRGAGAPAPFRGKPAPARTETGIAADPGFVLLGEFGRAHGLNGEVRLKSYTADPTAIGSYGPLTGADGRTIEIASLRSAAGAADMMIARVAGVSGRDGAESLNRLALYVARDRLGAPEEEDEFFAADLVGLAVVDRHGAPVGTVRAVPNFGGGDLLEIAPATGGSPALLPFTKAFVPEIDIAGQRVVVDPPEDLFAPAAPRDPDAP; encoded by the coding sequence GTGGCGCGCCGCCCCGACGCCCGTCCTCCGCGTGGCAAGACCCCTTCGGGTCCGGCCGGTGGGGGCTCCGATCCGCGCCGGGGCGCAGGCGCGCCCGCGCCTTTTCGCGGCAAGCCGGCGCCTGCGCGCACCGAGACCGGGATCGCCGCCGATCCCGGCTTCGTGCTGCTCGGCGAATTCGGTCGCGCCCACGGCCTCAACGGCGAGGTGCGGCTGAAATCCTACACCGCCGACCCGACGGCGATCGGGTCCTACGGCCCGCTCACCGGGGCCGACGGACGCACGATCGAGATCGCGTCCCTGCGCTCCGCCGCGGGCGCGGCCGACATGATGATCGCCCGGGTCGCGGGTGTCTCCGGCCGCGACGGCGCCGAGAGCCTGAACCGCCTCGCCCTCTATGTCGCGCGCGACCGCCTCGGTGCGCCCGAGGAGGAGGACGAGTTCTTCGCCGCCGACCTCGTCGGGCTGGCGGTGGTCGACCGTCACGGTGCCCCCGTCGGCACGGTGCGGGCCGTGCCCAATTTCGGCGGCGGCGACCTCCTGGAGATCGCCCCGGCCACCGGCGGCAGCCCGGCCCTCCTGCCCTTCACCAAGGCCTTCGTGCCGGAGATCGACATCGCCGGCCAGCGCGTCGTCGTCGATCCGCCCGAGGACCTGTTCGCCCCGGCGGCGCCGCGGGATCCGGACGCTCCTTGA